The following coding sequences lie in one Flavobacterium sp. 20NA77.7 genomic window:
- a CDS encoding anthranilate synthase component I family protein: MRYSVSKYIQNVAVFKKQLMHWANQFDTCICLDSNREQNLNQLYASYDLVVAVDAFTSIQTDYEKAFEELHIYQSITKDWLFGYLSYDLKNDIEELASTNFDGLQFPELFFFQPKKIFLVKGNEVEMLYLNMCDDELESDFEEISNFQTDSLMDKNNTSLEIKPRISKDVYLEKTAKMLQYIQEGKVYEANYCMEFYAEKATINPLAVYYKLNEISFPPFAVYFKKHQHFVASASPERYVKKKGTKIISQPIKGTAKRSTNVEEDERLKENLSKNSKECSENIMIVDLVRNDLSQTATKGSVVVEELCKVFTYKQVHQMISTIVSEVSSQTAPVEILRTTFPMGSMTGAPKIAAMQFIEELEENKRGLYSGAIGYFTPKGNFDFNVVIRSILYNANNQYLSFSVGSAITSQAIPEMEYEECMLKAKALFEVLN, encoded by the coding sequence TTGCGTTATTCTGTTTCAAAATATATTCAAAATGTAGCTGTTTTCAAAAAACAACTTATGCATTGGGCAAATCAATTTGATACATGCATCTGTTTAGATAGTAATAGAGAACAAAATTTAAACCAGTTGTATGCTTCATATGATTTGGTAGTTGCAGTAGATGCATTTACGTCTATTCAAACCGATTATGAAAAAGCATTTGAAGAATTGCATATTTATCAATCCATAACAAAAGATTGGTTGTTTGGTTATCTTTCCTATGATTTAAAAAATGATATTGAAGAACTCGCTTCAACAAATTTTGACGGTTTACAATTTCCCGAATTGTTTTTCTTTCAACCTAAGAAAATTTTTTTAGTAAAAGGAAATGAGGTAGAAATGTTGTATTTAAATATGTGCGATGATGAATTAGAATCGGATTTTGAAGAGATTTCAAATTTTCAGACTGATTCATTAATGGATAAAAATAATACATCTTTAGAAATTAAACCTCGAATTTCTAAAGATGTCTATCTAGAGAAAACGGCTAAAATGCTACAATACATTCAAGAAGGTAAGGTGTATGAGGCTAATTATTGTATGGAATTTTATGCTGAAAAGGCTACCATTAATCCATTAGCGGTGTATTATAAATTAAATGAAATTTCTTTTCCTCCATTTGCAGTATATTTTAAGAAGCATCAGCATTTTGTAGCTTCTGCTTCGCCCGAACGTTATGTAAAGAAAAAAGGAACTAAAATTATATCTCAACCTATAAAAGGAACGGCCAAAAGAAGTACAAATGTCGAAGAAGACGAACGCTTAAAAGAAAATTTAAGTAAGAATAGTAAAGAATGTTCAGAAAACATAATGATTGTTGATTTAGTGCGAAACGATTTGTCACAAACCGCTACAAAAGGTAGTGTCGTAGTTGAAGAGCTTTGTAAGGTATTTACATACAAACAAGTCCATCAAATGATTTCAACAATCGTTTCAGAAGTGAGTTCGCAAACCGCACCCGTAGAAATTTTACGCACAACCTTTCCAATGGGTAGCATGACAGGGGCTCCAAAAATTGCCGCAATGCAGTTTATAGAGGAATTAGAAGAAAATAAAAGAGGTTTGTACAGTGGAGCCATTGGCTATTTTACACCAAAAGGAAACTTTGATTTTAATGTGGTAATTCGAAGTATTTTGTACAATGCTAACAATCAGTATTTATCGTTTTCTGTTGGGAGTGCTATAACTTCTCAGGCTATTCCAGAAATGGAGTATGAAGAATGTATGCTTAAAGCTAAGGCATTATTTGAAGTTTTAAATTAA
- a CDS encoding toxin-antitoxin system YwqK family antitoxin — protein MKKIYLLIGIICTAITQLHAQETSNQLDDKGLRHGIWKGYHEGSKRLRYEGTFEHGKEKGIFKYYDDTKAASLIATRDFSKGDGSCYITFFDQKGFKVSEGLLVNKVYEGEWKYYHRESKELMTQEFYNSGKLSGWRKVFFKNTKLAEEVFYTEGKKNGLAKIYSEAGNLIEALTYKNDLLEGTATYYDGQGIKLYEGQYKKGVRVGMWKFYENDKVLKEVKARNFSKELIKFEEKRMKVIEKATKNIEKKE, from the coding sequence ATGAAAAAAATATATCTTTTAATAGGGATTATATGCACAGCAATAACTCAGTTACACGCCCAGGAAACGAGTAATCAATTAGATGATAAAGGATTGCGACATGGTATTTGGAAAGGGTATCATGAAGGTTCGAAACGTTTGCGTTATGAAGGCACATTTGAGCATGGTAAAGAAAAAGGAATTTTTAAATATTATGACGATACTAAAGCGGCCTCTCTAATTGCTACTCGGGATTTCTCGAAAGGAGATGGTTCTTGCTATATTACTTTTTTTGATCAAAAAGGATTTAAAGTAAGTGAAGGTTTACTTGTAAATAAAGTTTATGAAGGCGAATGGAAGTATTACCATAGAGAATCAAAAGAGTTAATGACGCAAGAGTTCTATAACTCAGGAAAACTTTCTGGTTGGCGAAAAGTGTTTTTTAAAAACACAAAACTAGCTGAAGAAGTTTTTTATACAGAAGGTAAAAAAAATGGACTTGCAAAAATATATTCTGAAGCAGGAAATCTTATAGAAGCATTAACATATAAAAATGATCTTTTAGAAGGAACAGCAACTTATTATGATGGACAAGGCATTAAACTATATGAAGGGCAATATAAAAAAGGCGTGAGGGTAGGAATGTGGAAATTTTATGAAAATGATAAGGTGCTTAAAGAAGTGAAAGCCCGAAATTTTTCTAAAGAGTTAATCAAATTTGAAGAAAAGCGAATGAAAGTAATAGAAAAAGCCACTAAAAACATAGAAAAAAAAGAATAA
- a CDS encoding NAD(P)H-dependent flavin oxidoreductase has protein sequence MNRITQLFGIKYPIIQGGMIWNSGYKLASAVSNAGGLGLIGAGSMYPDVLREHIQKCKKATNKPFGVNVPMLYPNVEEVMQILVEEQVKIVFTSAGNPKTWTPFLKEHGITVVHVVSSSKFALKAQEAGVDAVVAEGFEAGGHNGREETTTLTLIPMVKENIEIPLIAAGGIATGRGMLAAMILGADGVQMGSRFAASTESSAHEAFKKTIIETNEGDTLVTLKELAPVRLIKNKFFNDVQNAYANCASIEDLKHLLGRARAKKGMFEGDLVEGELEIGQIAGLIHDIQPVAVLIENIMAEFELAKASIHNYNF, from the coding sequence GTGAATAGAATAACTCAATTATTTGGAATAAAATACCCTATCATTCAGGGAGGAATGATTTGGAATAGCGGTTACAAATTAGCAAGTGCTGTAAGTAATGCAGGTGGGTTAGGATTAATAGGAGCAGGGTCTATGTATCCAGATGTCTTACGTGAGCACATACAAAAATGTAAAAAAGCAACTAATAAACCATTTGGGGTTAATGTTCCGATGCTATATCCAAATGTGGAAGAAGTAATGCAAATACTCGTAGAGGAACAAGTTAAAATCGTATTTACTTCCGCAGGAAATCCAAAGACTTGGACACCTTTTCTTAAAGAGCATGGCATTACAGTTGTACATGTGGTAAGTAGCTCAAAATTTGCTTTAAAAGCACAAGAAGCTGGAGTAGATGCTGTTGTTGCCGAAGGGTTTGAAGCAGGAGGTCATAATGGAAGAGAAGAAACAACAACATTGACTTTAATTCCTATGGTAAAAGAGAATATTGAAATACCCTTAATTGCAGCAGGAGGAATTGCAACAGGAAGAGGTATGTTGGCTGCAATGATTTTAGGTGCCGACGGGGTACAAATGGGAAGTCGTTTTGCAGCTTCAACAGAGTCAAGTGCTCACGAGGCATTTAAAAAAACAATAATTGAGACGAATGAAGGAGATACGTTAGTTACATTAAAAGAATTGGCACCCGTGCGATTGATAAAAAATAAATTTTTCAATGATGTGCAAAATGCCTATGCTAATTGTGCATCTATAGAAGATTTAAAACACTTATTAGGAAGGGCAAGAGCCAAAAAAGGAATGTTTGAAGGTGATTTAGTGGAAGGCGAGCTTGAAATAGGTCAAATTGCGGGACTTATTCATGACATACAACCTGTAGCGGTCTTAATAGAAAATATTATGGCTGAATTTGAATTAGCCAAAGCTTCAATACATAATTATAATTTTTAA
- a CDS encoding CTP synthase, producing MNQTKYIFVTGGVTSSLGKGIIAASLAKLLQARGYRTTIQKFDPYINVDPGTLNPYEHGECYVTDDGAETDLDLGHYERFLNVPTSQANNVTTGRIYLSVIEKERRGEFLGKTVQVVPHITNEIKERMQLLGQTGDYDIVITEIGGTVGDIESLPYIESVRQLLWELGEENGIVIHLTLVPYLAAAGELKTKPTQHSVKTLMESGIKADILVCRTEHELSAELKQKLALFCNVKKEAVIQSIDASTIYDVPNLMLEEGLDKVALKKLNLSEKASPDLAQWNEFLQKHKNPKHKVNVGLVGKYVELQDSYKSILEAFIHAGAALETKVNVISIHSEYIDKTNVAEKLKGLDAVLVAPGFGERGIEGKIETVKYARENNLPFLGICLGMQMAVIEFARNILGLTDANSTEMNPTTSAPVISLMDDQKNITDKGGTMRLGAWKCQLKEHTLAQKLYSKTDILERHRHRYEFNGAYLNQMEEAGLIASGLNPDTGLVEVVELANHPFFIGVQYHPEYKSTVINPHPLFLGLVAASVLK from the coding sequence ATGAATCAAACCAAATATATTTTTGTTACAGGTGGTGTAACCTCTTCGCTAGGAAAAGGTATTATTGCAGCATCTTTAGCTAAATTATTACAAGCACGCGGCTACCGCACTACCATTCAAAAATTTGACCCGTATATCAATGTTGATCCAGGTACTTTAAATCCTTATGAACATGGAGAATGTTATGTAACGGATGACGGCGCAGAAACCGATTTAGATTTAGGTCATTATGAGCGATTTTTAAATGTGCCTACTTCGCAAGCAAATAACGTTACTACAGGACGTATTTATTTGTCGGTAATTGAGAAGGAAAGACGTGGAGAATTTCTAGGAAAAACAGTTCAGGTGGTGCCTCATATTACTAACGAAATTAAAGAACGCATGCAATTGCTTGGTCAAACTGGTGATTATGATATTGTAATTACTGAAATTGGCGGAACTGTAGGAGACATTGAATCATTACCTTATATTGAATCGGTACGACAGTTATTGTGGGAATTAGGAGAAGAAAATGGTATTGTAATTCATTTAACTTTAGTTCCTTATCTGGCTGCTGCAGGCGAATTAAAAACAAAACCTACGCAACATTCTGTTAAGACTTTGATGGAAAGTGGTATTAAAGCTGATATTTTAGTGTGTAGAACTGAACATGAGTTGTCCGCCGAATTAAAACAAAAATTAGCATTGTTTTGTAATGTAAAAAAAGAAGCAGTTATACAATCTATAGACGCTTCAACTATATATGATGTGCCTAATTTAATGCTTGAAGAAGGATTAGACAAAGTAGCACTTAAAAAATTAAACTTATCAGAAAAAGCGTCGCCTGATTTAGCACAATGGAATGAATTTTTACAAAAACATAAAAATCCGAAGCACAAAGTTAATGTAGGTTTAGTGGGTAAATATGTCGAATTACAAGATTCTTATAAATCTATTTTAGAGGCATTTATTCATGCAGGCGCAGCGTTAGAAACAAAAGTAAATGTTATAAGTATTCATTCGGAATATATTGATAAAACGAATGTAGCTGAAAAACTCAAAGGATTAGATGCGGTTTTAGTAGCGCCAGGATTTGGTGAGCGTGGTATTGAAGGAAAAATAGAAACTGTAAAATATGCGCGTGAAAATAACTTACCATTTCTAGGTATTTGCTTAGGCATGCAAATGGCAGTTATTGAATTTGCACGTAATATTTTAGGATTAACAGATGCAAATTCAACCGAGATGAATCCTACAACATCTGCACCTGTTATTAGTTTAATGGATGATCAAAAAAACATAACAGACAAAGGAGGAACCATGCGTTTAGGTGCTTGGAAATGCCAATTAAAAGAGCATACATTAGCACAAAAATTATATTCTAAAACCGATATTTTAGAAAGACATCGTCACCGTTATGAATTTAATGGAGCCTATTTAAATCAAATGGAAGAAGCAGGTTTAATTGCATCAGGTTTAAATCCAGATACAGGTTTGGTTGAAGTGGTAGAATTAGCTAATCATCCTTTCTTTATAGGTGTTCAATACCATCCAGAATATAAAAGTACAGTTATTAATCCTCATCCTTTATTTTTAGGATTAGTGGCTGCTTCAGTATTAAAATAA
- the yidC gene encoding membrane protein insertase YidC yields the protein MEEKKFDFKSFIGFTLIFGILMWMMYSNQPTKEEQAKKAKEENAQKEVKPTSATSTIQEKPIVTDTVAQAAIQSKLGAFAYSATLPSAKDTVTVLENDVLLLKISNKGGYIKEALIKGFESIKKDSKQAVELIKNNNSQLNLVLTTKDSRVLHSKELYFTPKLTKEGANQVLTMQLKTGENQFLEYRYVMKPNEYMLDFAIRTQGLENVLNTSKPLDLEWQLKTYRNEKSVSYENRYTELVYEYEGRKDDYLNAAKDGEETAEDVSYIAFKQHLFTSILLTDTHFKTVQLKSDNLVDDQNKDTIFTKEFNAKMPLEFKNGNLAYNMNMYYGPAKYEILNGYNKNLDEVMPLGWGIFGWINRYIFIPVFGFISGFLPFGLAIIFFTILVRIVMSPVTYKSYLSQAKMKVLRPEITEINEKHKSNPLKRQQETMALYSKAGVNPMAGCLPALMQLPVFYALFQFFPSMFDLRQKSFLWADDLSSYDAILSWKEHIPVVSFLTGNHISLFAVLAAIAIFFYMKMTTGDQAMQAPPQEGMPDMSKIMKVMIYISPLMMLFFFNSYASGLSLYYFISNAITIGIMLVIKNYIVKEDKIHAQIQENKSKPKTESKFQKKMREMMEQAEAQKAANKNKK from the coding sequence ATGGAAGAAAAAAAGTTTGATTTTAAATCATTTATTGGATTTACACTAATCTTTGGAATATTAATGTGGATGATGTATTCTAATCAACCCACAAAAGAAGAACAAGCTAAAAAAGCTAAAGAAGAAAACGCACAAAAAGAAGTTAAACCAACGAGTGCAACTTCCACGATTCAAGAAAAGCCAATTGTAACAGATACTGTTGCTCAAGCAGCAATTCAATCAAAATTAGGCGCTTTTGCTTATTCAGCAACATTACCATCAGCAAAAGATACAGTTACGGTATTAGAAAATGATGTGTTGTTACTTAAAATTTCAAATAAAGGTGGATACATCAAAGAAGCTTTAATAAAAGGTTTTGAATCCATTAAAAAAGATTCTAAACAAGCTGTAGAATTAATAAAAAATAACAATTCTCAATTAAATTTAGTTTTAACAACTAAAGATAGCAGAGTATTACATTCTAAAGAATTGTATTTTACACCAAAATTAACTAAAGAAGGAGCAAATCAAGTTTTGACGATGCAACTAAAAACGGGTGAAAATCAATTTTTAGAATACCGTTATGTTATGAAGCCTAACGAATATATGTTAGATTTCGCAATTCGTACACAAGGATTAGAAAATGTTTTAAATACATCAAAACCGCTTGATTTAGAATGGCAGTTAAAAACATATAGAAACGAAAAAAGCGTTTCATATGAAAACCGCTATACAGAATTAGTATATGAATATGAAGGGCGAAAAGATGATTATTTAAATGCAGCTAAAGATGGTGAAGAAACAGCTGAAGATGTGAGTTATATTGCTTTCAAACAGCATTTATTTACCTCTATATTATTAACAGATACACATTTTAAAACGGTACAATTAAAATCTGATAATTTAGTTGATGATCAAAATAAAGACACCATTTTTACAAAAGAATTCAATGCAAAAATGCCGCTTGAATTTAAAAATGGAAATTTAGCATATAATATGAACATGTATTATGGTCCTGCTAAATATGAAATTTTAAATGGATATAACAAAAACCTAGATGAAGTAATGCCGCTCGGTTGGGGAATATTCGGTTGGATAAACCGTTATATTTTCATTCCAGTATTTGGTTTTATATCTGGATTTTTACCTTTTGGATTAGCTATTATTTTCTTTACTATTTTAGTGAGAATAGTTATGTCTCCTGTTACCTATAAATCGTATTTGTCTCAGGCAAAAATGAAAGTGCTTCGACCAGAGATAACTGAAATTAATGAAAAACACAAATCAAATCCTTTAAAAAGACAACAGGAAACAATGGCGTTGTATTCTAAAGCAGGTGTAAACCCTATGGCAGGTTGTTTGCCAGCTTTAATGCAATTGCCTGTATTTTATGCGTTATTCCAGTTCTTCCCGTCTATGTTTGATTTAAGACAAAAAAGTTTCTTATGGGCAGACGATTTATCGTCTTATGACGCTATACTTTCATGGAAAGAGCACATTCCAGTCGTTTCATTTTTAACTGGAAATCATATCAGTTTATTTGCTGTTTTAGCTGCTATTGCAATTTTCTTCTATATGAAAATGACTACGGGAGATCAAGCTATGCAAGCACCACCACAAGAAGGTATGCCAGATATGAGCAAAATAATGAAAGTGATGATTTATATCTCTCCCTTAATGATGTTGTTCTTCTTTAATAGTTATGCCTCTGGATTGTCTTTGTATTATTTTATTTCAAATGCAATCACAATTGGTATCATGTTAGTGATTAAAAATTATATTGTAAAAGAAGATAAAATTCACGCCCAAATTCAAGAAAATAAATCGAAACCGAAAACAGAATCGAAATTTCAAAAGAAAATGCGTGAAATGATGGAGCAGGCAGAGGCGCAGAAGGCAGCTAATAAAAATAAAAAATAA
- the mnmA gene encoding tRNA 2-thiouridine(34) synthase MnmA, with protein MKRVVVGLSGGVDSSVAAYLLKEQGYEVIGLFMKNWHDDSVTISNECPWLEDSNDALLVAEKLGIPFQTVDLSEQYKERIVDYMFNEYEKGRTPNPDVLCNREIKFDVFMKIALSLGADYVATGHYCRKNTLQLEGQEIHQLLAGKDINKDQSYFLCQLSQQQLAKALFPIGELTKPEVREIAAKADLITAKKKDSQGLCFIGKVRLPEFLQQKLQPKEGLIIEIPENAAIYQEPQPVHANFEAQLAYESANKIYAETLGIVKAKHQGAQYFTKGQRKGLNVGGTKEPLFVIETDVEKNIIYTGQGSQHPGLFKQTLFISNDEVHWVREDLRLASHQSRVVKARIRYRQTLQPATLYQFEKGMYVRFDEPQSAITEGQFVVWYENEELLGSGVIS; from the coding sequence ATGAAGCGAGTAGTAGTAGGACTTTCTGGGGGAGTAGATTCCAGTGTAGCAGCTTATTTGTTGAAAGAGCAGGGATATGAAGTCATTGGCCTTTTTATGAAAAATTGGCACGATGATTCTGTTACTATTTCAAATGAATGCCCATGGCTTGAAGATAGTAATGACGCCCTTTTAGTTGCTGAAAAATTAGGTATTCCTTTTCAAACCGTTGACCTTTCAGAACAGTACAAAGAACGTATTGTGGATTATATGTTTAATGAATATGAAAAAGGTCGCACACCTAATCCTGATGTACTATGCAATAGAGAAATAAAGTTTGATGTTTTTATGAAAATAGCTTTATCTCTAGGAGCTGATTATGTAGCTACGGGACATTATTGCAGAAAAAACACATTGCAACTTGAAGGTCAAGAAATACACCAATTACTTGCGGGAAAAGATATAAATAAAGACCAATCGTATTTTTTGTGTCAATTGTCTCAACAGCAATTAGCAAAAGCATTATTTCCAATAGGTGAATTAACGAAACCAGAAGTAAGAGAAATTGCAGCAAAAGCAGATTTAATTACAGCTAAAAAGAAAGACTCACAAGGATTATGTTTTATTGGTAAAGTTAGATTACCCGAATTTTTACAACAAAAATTGCAGCCTAAAGAAGGATTAATTATAGAGATTCCTGAAAACGCAGCTATTTATCAAGAACCTCAACCTGTACATGCTAATTTTGAAGCCCAATTAGCTTACGAATCTGCAAACAAAATATATGCAGAAACATTGGGAATTGTTAAAGCAAAACATCAAGGTGCACAGTATTTTACTAAAGGCCAACGTAAAGGTTTAAATGTAGGAGGTACTAAAGAACCTTTATTTGTCATTGAAACAGATGTTGAAAAGAATATAATTTACACGGGACAGGGTAGTCAACATCCAGGTTTATTTAAACAAACATTATTCATTTCAAATGATGAAGTTCATTGGGTAAGAGAAGATTTAAGATTAGCTTCACATCAAAGTCGTGTTGTAAAAGCAAGAATAAGATACCGTCAAACTTTGCAACCAGCTACTTTATATCAATTTGAGAAAGGAATGTATGTAAGATTTGACGAGCCACAATCGGCTATAACTGAAGGTCAGTTTGTTGTATGGTATGAAAATGAAGAACTACTAGGTAGTGGCGTTATTTCTTAA
- a CDS encoding S8 family serine peptidase, with product MKKNYFLVFIFIFQFSFSQIEDAWVYFNDKPSANSFLGNPLSMLTQRALDRRAAQNISLDITDVPVEQSYITQITAVPGITVMAKSKWLNALHIRGTQASIQSLTNLTFVSHVRYANHALNPTGRVVSAQNNSSSAKNWNVQVNYNYGTSANQIEMLNGHLLHQQNYTGQGKIIAILDSGFTGVDTAAPFQSLLTNNQILGGYNFPDANSNYFTRHNHGTMVLSCMGGNVNGQLVGTAPDANYYLFITEDVNSENPVEESYWVEAAELADYYGADVINSSLGYFEYDNPNYSYQYADMTGIKTFAARGANMAFQKGIVVVISAGNSGATSNPHIGTPADAIGVLTIGAVDSNEAYAYFSSIGPSYDNRVKPDVCAKGLNATISTTTGSIVTGSGTSFSSPIMAGMVASFWSAVPNLTAAQVVQFVKQSADQYNSPTPQKGYGIPDFQLALNNAMNMEIIEISNDFYIYPNPTTDLVFFHIEDASDKGTISVYNVMGQLISIKEFERSYNAFIDVEDFKTGVYYYTLDAKKSHKGKIIKK from the coding sequence ATGAAGAAAAATTATTTTTTAGTATTCATTTTTATATTTCAATTCAGTTTTTCTCAAATTGAAGATGCTTGGGTATATTTTAATGATAAACCGAGTGCAAATTCATTTTTAGGAAATCCTCTATCTATGCTAACCCAAAGAGCATTAGATAGAAGAGCAGCTCAAAATATTTCTTTAGATATTACAGATGTTCCTGTAGAACAATCTTACATTACACAAATAACAGCTGTTCCAGGAATTACTGTAATGGCTAAATCAAAATGGCTAAATGCTCTTCATATACGTGGGACTCAAGCTTCTATTCAGTCGTTAACAAATTTGACTTTTGTTTCACATGTGCGATATGCAAATCATGCTTTAAATCCTACCGGCCGAGTTGTTTCAGCTCAAAATAATAGTTCAAGTGCAAAAAACTGGAATGTACAAGTAAATTACAACTACGGAACATCAGCTAATCAAATAGAAATGCTAAATGGTCATTTATTGCACCAACAAAATTATACTGGCCAAGGTAAAATAATCGCAATATTAGATTCGGGATTTACTGGCGTTGATACTGCTGCGCCTTTCCAAAGTTTGCTTACAAATAATCAAATTTTAGGAGGATATAATTTTCCAGATGCCAATTCAAATTATTTTACACGTCATAATCATGGTACTATGGTGCTTTCCTGTATGGGAGGAAATGTAAACGGACAGCTAGTAGGTACAGCACCTGATGCTAACTATTATTTATTTATTACAGAAGATGTAAATTCAGAAAATCCAGTGGAAGAATCCTATTGGGTAGAAGCTGCAGAATTAGCCGATTATTATGGTGCAGATGTTATTAATTCATCATTAGGTTATTTTGAATATGATAATCCAAACTATTCCTATCAATATGCAGACATGACAGGAATAAAAACATTTGCAGCCAGAGGAGCTAATATGGCTTTTCAAAAAGGTATAGTAGTTGTTATAAGCGCAGGTAATTCTGGTGCTACATCAAATCCTCATATAGGTACACCTGCAGATGCTATAGGTGTCTTAACGATTGGCGCTGTAGATAGTAACGAAGCCTATGCTTATTTTAGTTCCATAGGGCCATCTTATGATAATAGGGTAAAACCAGATGTGTGTGCAAAAGGTTTAAATGCAACTATTAGTACAACTACGGGTTCTATAGTAACGGGAAGTGGAACTTCATTTTCAAGCCCCATTATGGCTGGAATGGTAGCGTCTTTTTGGTCAGCTGTTCCTAACTTAACAGCAGCTCAAGTGGTTCAGTTTGTTAAGCAATCAGCAGATCAATATAATAGCCCAACACCTCAAAAAGGCTACGGTATTCCAGATTTTCAATTGGCCTTAAACAATGCTATGAATATGGAAATAATAGAAATTTCAAATGATTTTTATATTTACCCAAATCCAACAACTGACTTAGTTTTCTTTCATATCGAAGACGCTTCTGATAAAGGAACAATTTCTGTTTATAATGTAATGGGACAATTAATTTCTATTAAAGAATTTGAAAGGTCTTATAATGCATTTATTGATGTGGAAGATTTTAAAACAGGGGTTTATTATTATACATTAGATGCAAAAAAATCCCATAAAGGAAAAATAATTAAAAAATAG
- the tilS gene encoding tRNA lysidine(34) synthetase TilS — MINAVHKHIKSNLPFLMKSKLLLAVSGGLDSMVLLAIMQQLKLNISVAHCNFSLRGEESDADEEFVKHQANSLKIACFSKRFDTEKYAHTTKKSIQVAARELRYQWFQELALKHGYDFVLTAHHLDDQVETFLINFTRGTGLEGLTGINEVNGIVVRPLLPYSREELTAYAIHNAISWREDSSNSSDKYLRNRVRHQVIPILKELNPSFLNAFKQTISHLREAENAIDKISSFYFDKAIKNTENQLIINILELKKIPNYSFYLYQWLKKYGFKAWNDIAELVEAQSGKQIFSSTHVLLKNRTELIVARIEPSSSETYAINTIDSSVNFPLKLVLCNQSNIPTLDKNTIFVNADVLQFPLTIRKWEEGDYFYPSGMQGKKKVSKYFKDEKLSLFEKQSIWILESNSQIVWIIGHRADARFMSKNETINTIKITYNNEKSI, encoded by the coding sequence ATGATAAACGCTGTACATAAACATATCAAATCTAATCTGCCTTTTTTAATGAAAAGTAAATTGTTACTGGCTGTAAGTGGAGGGTTAGACAGTATGGTTTTGTTAGCTATCATGCAGCAGTTAAAATTGAATATAAGTGTAGCACATTGTAATTTTAGTTTAAGAGGAGAAGAGAGCGATGCAGATGAAGAATTCGTAAAACATCAAGCAAATAGTCTAAAAATAGCTTGTTTTAGTAAACGGTTTGACACTGAAAAGTATGCCCATACAACTAAAAAATCTATACAAGTAGCAGCGCGTGAGTTACGTTATCAATGGTTTCAAGAACTTGCTTTAAAACATGGATATGATTTTGTTTTAACGGCTCATCATTTAGATGATCAAGTGGAAACTTTTTTGATTAACTTTACTCGAGGTACAGGTTTAGAGGGTTTAACAGGGATAAATGAAGTAAATGGTATTGTTGTAAGGCCCCTTTTGCCTTATTCTAGAGAAGAATTAACGGCTTATGCTATTCATAATGCTATTTCTTGGAGAGAAGACAGTAGTAATTCATCAGATAAATACCTTAGGAATAGAGTAAGGCATCAAGTAATTCCAATTTTAAAAGAACTAAATCCTAGCTTTTTAAACGCATTTAAACAAACCATTTCACATTTAAGAGAAGCCGAAAATGCAATCGATAAAATTTCAAGTTTTTATTTCGATAAAGCTATAAAAAATACAGAAAATCAGTTAATTATAAATATTTTAGAATTAAAAAAAATACCAAATTATTCTTTTTATTTGTACCAATGGTTAAAAAAATATGGTTTTAAAGCTTGGAACGATATTGCAGAATTAGTAGAAGCTCAATCAGGAAAACAAATTTTTTCCTCCACACATGTGTTGCTGAAAAATAGAACCGAATTAATTGTTGCTAGAATAGAGCCATCAAGTTCTGAAACGTATGCTATAAATACCATTGATTCAAGTGTGAATTTTCCGTTAAAATTAGTCTTGTGTAACCAAAGTAACATACCTACATTAGATAAGAACACTATATTTGTAAATGCAGACGTACTTCAATTTCCTTTAACAATTAGAAAGTGGGAAGAAGGAGATTATTTTTATCCTTCAGGAATGCAAGGAAAAAAGAAAGTAAGTAAGTATTTTAAAGATGAAAAGTTATCCTTGTTTGAAAAACAATCTATTTGGATTTTAGAGAGTAATAGTCAAATAGTATGGATAATTGGTCACAGAGCAGATGCACGATTTATGTCAAAAAATGAAACTATAAATACAATTAAAATAACCTATAATAATGAGAAAAGTATTTAG